The following are encoded in a window of Salinibacter ruber DSM 13855 genomic DNA:
- a CDS encoding TolB family protein: MSRVRSWILVVGVLVGAVGGCAEPQDGRGPATADSIAATAPGTDVVGAPLDASGDTLRMGRPTPVTTRPGYDNQPAFLPDGSGLVWTAIHDGQADVYRKIEDEGGPAPVTDTPESEFSPTPRPGGALTLVRVEADGRQRLWRYRADGTPDAPVLPDADSVGYHAWLDSSRVALFVLGAPPTLHVANVKSGTDTVVARRIGRSLQSVPGRADVSFVQVGPDSSVAIHRLDGASLTTRRLTEAPTNAPTGDHAWTPGGHLLMTTEDSLVAWRRGRADWRPVAALDTMDVSRLAVSPSGDRLAMVAAE, from the coding sequence ATGTCGCGTGTCCGCTCGTGGATACTGGTTGTCGGGGTCCTCGTGGGGGCCGTAGGGGGCTGCGCAGAGCCCCAAGATGGGAGGGGCCCCGCGACGGCCGACTCCATTGCCGCCACGGCCCCGGGGACGGACGTGGTGGGGGCGCCGCTCGACGCATCCGGGGACACGCTCCGCATGGGCAGGCCGACGCCCGTCACCACGCGGCCCGGCTACGACAACCAGCCGGCCTTTCTGCCTGACGGAAGTGGGCTCGTGTGGACGGCCATCCACGACGGACAGGCGGACGTGTACCGCAAGATTGAAGACGAAGGAGGGCCCGCGCCGGTGACCGACACCCCCGAGAGCGAGTTTTCACCCACGCCCCGGCCCGGCGGCGCCCTGACGCTCGTCCGCGTCGAGGCCGACGGGCGGCAGCGCCTCTGGCGGTATCGGGCCGACGGCACCCCGGACGCTCCCGTTCTGCCCGACGCCGACTCGGTGGGCTACCACGCCTGGCTCGACAGCAGCCGCGTGGCGCTGTTCGTCCTCGGCGCCCCGCCGACGCTCCACGTAGCCAACGTGAAGAGCGGCACCGATACGGTCGTGGCCCGCCGCATCGGCCGCTCGCTCCAGTCGGTGCCCGGGCGGGCGGACGTGAGCTTCGTCCAGGTGGGGCCCGACTCGTCGGTTGCGATTCACCGGCTCGACGGCGCCTCCCTCACCACGCGTCGGCTGACGGAGGCGCCCACGAATGCCCCGACCGGCGACCACGCCTGGACGCCGGGTGGACACCTCCTGATGACGACCGAAGACTCGCTCGTGGCATGGCGCCGCGGCAGGGCAGACTGGCGCCCGGTGGCTGCGCTGGACACGATGGACGTTTCGCGTCTCGCCGTGTCGCCGTCCGGCGACCGGCTGGCGATGGTCGCCGCAGAGTAG
- a CDS encoding tetratricopeptide repeat protein — protein sequence MSADRLEQLKTFHEEDPEDPFTRYALAQEHLKHDNASRALALFEELVETDPDYVGTYYHLGKLYERLDRTDDAIDTYAQGIEVAREEGTQKDLSELQDAKLKAEGVGFD from the coding sequence ATGAGTGCCGACCGCCTGGAGCAACTGAAAACCTTCCACGAGGAAGACCCCGAGGACCCGTTTACGCGGTACGCCCTCGCGCAGGAGCACCTGAAACACGACAACGCCTCGCGGGCCCTCGCCCTGTTTGAGGAGCTCGTGGAGACGGACCCCGACTACGTGGGCACGTACTACCACCTCGGCAAGCTCTACGAGCGCCTCGACCGCACCGACGATGCGATCGACACGTACGCGCAGGGCATCGAGGTGGCCCGCGAGGAGGGCACCCAGAAAGACCTGTCGGAGCTCCAGGACGCGAAGCTGAAGGCCGAAGGCGTTGGCTTTGACTGA
- a CDS encoding LysM peptidoglycan-binding domain-containing protein encodes MRSAVLMLGVLLTLAGTAPAGHAQAPSDSTYTVRSGDTLYSIAQQAGVSVAALQRWNDLEGTALQIGQTLRLRPPRPEDRTEASVDTTEARPDSTAADSPLPDTAVSDTAVSDTVVSDTTVSDTVAVGTSDPDSPAVDSVTAPPVYGRHVAADGDSFVTLALRLGTTADTLSALNDRTAAPLAAGETLRLPKRFAPPAHVVASGETLYSIAGEYGVSARALRTANGLDTTALEPGRRLRLPGREAPEVPPPGDWAAPDSTGAVAVYPDAFAGRLTASGTPYDPDALVVSHPSLPYNSVVLLSRPDVGRHTFARVLDRGPIEAGTLLDVSAAVADRLGLDADATPTVELRTVWIGDQK; translated from the coding sequence ATGCGCAGCGCTGTTCTCATGTTGGGCGTTCTGCTGACCCTGGCCGGCACGGCGCCGGCCGGCCACGCCCAGGCCCCGTCCGACTCGACCTACACGGTCCGGTCCGGCGACACGCTGTACAGCATCGCCCAGCAAGCGGGCGTGTCGGTGGCGGCCCTGCAGCGATGGAATGACCTGGAGGGCACGGCGCTACAGATTGGGCAGACGCTCCGCCTCCGGCCGCCCCGACCCGAGGACAGAACAGAAGCATCCGTCGACACGACCGAGGCCCGGCCGGATTCCACCGCCGCGGACTCGCCTCTCCCAGACACTGCCGTTTCCGATACTGCCGTTTCCGACACCGTCGTCTCGGACACCACCGTCTCGGACACGGTGGCTGTGGGCACGTCCGATCCAGACAGCCCCGCGGTGGACTCCGTGACGGCCCCGCCGGTGTACGGGCGGCACGTGGCGGCGGACGGCGACTCGTTCGTGACCCTCGCGCTTCGCCTCGGCACCACGGCGGACACGCTTTCCGCCCTGAACGACCGCACGGCGGCCCCCCTCGCGGCGGGAGAGACGCTCCGCCTTCCCAAGCGGTTCGCGCCGCCGGCCCACGTGGTGGCGTCCGGGGAGACCCTCTACAGCATTGCGGGAGAGTATGGGGTGAGCGCCCGGGCCCTCCGGACGGCCAACGGCCTCGACACGACCGCGCTGGAGCCGGGGCGACGCCTTCGCCTGCCGGGCCGGGAGGCCCCCGAAGTGCCGCCCCCCGGCGACTGGGCCGCGCCCGACTCGACGGGGGCCGTCGCCGTCTACCCGGACGCGTTCGCCGGGCGCCTCACGGCCAGCGGCACGCCGTACGATCCCGACGCCCTCGTGGTGAGTCATCCGTCGCTCCCGTACAACTCCGTCGTGCTCCTCTCCCGCCCGGACGTAGGCCGCCACACCTTTGCCCGCGTCCTCGACCGGGGGCCGATTGAGGCGGGGACGCTGCTCGACGTGTCGGCGGCCGTGGCGGACCGGCTCGGCCTCGATGCCGACGCGACGCCGACCGTAGAGCTGCGGACGGTGTGGATCGGGGACCAGAAGTAA
- a CDS encoding CPBP family glutamic-type intramembrane protease, with translation MPSWHAYHRATRSATYGFLSALPLFVLYETMIVLVNLDATRPVRVEAGVWIKELLMMTGASGGLGLALLVAGGGGAAYLLDRHRDIPLRSRYFVGLVGESAAYAVGVALVVSSAVGALFAAIPPADGALWTQLALSIGAGLYEELVFRVLLVGGLFLLFRALMETSTRVYLVAALLGAALFSGAHYVGPLGDPFALPSFVFRFLFGLALNALFLARGFGVAAWTHALYDVMVVMGMLG, from the coding sequence ATGCCCTCCTGGCACGCATATCACCGAGCCACCCGCTCGGCCACATACGGCTTCCTCAGCGCCCTGCCGCTCTTTGTGCTCTACGAGACGATGATTGTGCTCGTGAACCTCGACGCCACGCGGCCGGTGCGGGTGGAGGCGGGCGTGTGGATCAAGGAGCTGCTCATGATGACCGGGGCGTCCGGCGGGCTGGGCCTCGCGTTGCTCGTGGCGGGGGGCGGTGGGGCCGCCTACCTGCTGGATCGGCACCGCGACATTCCGCTGCGGTCGCGCTACTTTGTCGGGCTTGTGGGCGAGAGCGCGGCGTACGCGGTCGGCGTGGCCCTCGTCGTCTCGTCGGCCGTCGGGGCCCTCTTCGCCGCGATCCCGCCCGCCGACGGGGCGCTCTGGACGCAGTTGGCCCTCTCCATCGGCGCGGGCCTCTACGAAGAGCTGGTCTTCCGGGTGCTGCTCGTGGGGGGGCTCTTCCTCCTTTTTCGGGCCCTGATGGAGACATCGACCCGGGTGTACCTGGTGGCGGCCCTTCTCGGGGCGGCGCTCTTCAGCGGGGCGCACTACGTAGGTCCCCTGGGCGACCCATTTGCGCTGCCGTCGTTTGTCTTTCGGTTCCTCTTCGGCCTAGCCCTCAACGCCCTCTTCCTCGCCCGTGGCTTCGGCGTCGCCGCCTGGACCCACGCGCTCTACGACGTGATGGTGGTGATGGGGATGCTTGGGTAG
- a CDS encoding TPM domain-containing protein — protein MLSRFRSVLLLGAALSLFAAALAPTAAAQRYDFPPKPSGPVLDQGSMLSGGEERALARKLAAYEDTSSTAVVVVTLSSLDGAPVDDYAISLGRDWGVGQEGKDNGVVVLVSKNDRKMFIATGYGVEGALPDAIANRIVERVITPAFRNGDFYAGLDRGTDAIIRATAGEYTATEEAVASSSDDGGVSTTLIYIFLIFAYFIGSSLWRGGGGNKKGAKTSTRRRGDLPIFIWGGGGSHGGGGFGGGGGVGGGGGFGGFGGGSFGGGGAGGSW, from the coding sequence GTGCTTTCGCGTTTCCGCTCCGTCCTGCTGCTCGGCGCCGCGCTGAGCCTCTTCGCGGCGGCCCTTGCGCCGACGGCCGCGGCCCAGCGCTACGACTTTCCGCCGAAGCCGAGCGGGCCGGTGCTGGACCAGGGCAGTATGCTCTCCGGCGGGGAGGAGCGGGCGCTGGCCCGCAAGCTGGCGGCGTACGAGGACACCTCGTCGACCGCCGTGGTGGTGGTAACCCTCTCCTCCCTCGACGGCGCGCCCGTGGACGACTACGCCATCTCGCTGGGGCGCGACTGGGGCGTGGGGCAGGAGGGGAAGGACAACGGCGTGGTGGTGCTCGTCTCGAAGAACGACCGCAAGATGTTCATCGCCACGGGCTACGGCGTGGAGGGGGCCCTCCCGGATGCCATCGCCAACCGGATTGTGGAGCGCGTCATCACCCCCGCGTTCCGGAACGGGGACTTCTACGCCGGGCTCGATCGGGGCACCGACGCCATCATCCGGGCCACCGCAGGGGAGTACACCGCCACGGAGGAGGCCGTTGCGTCGTCCTCCGACGACGGCGGGGTCTCGACGACGCTCATCTACATCTTCCTGATCTTTGCCTACTTCATTGGCAGCTCGCTCTGGCGCGGGGGCGGGGGCAACAAGAAAGGAGCGAAGACGTCGACCCGCCGCCGCGGCGACCTGCCGATCTTCATCTGGGGCGGCGGGGGCTCGCACGGCGGAGGCGGCTTCGGAGGGGGCGGCGGCGTTGGCGGCGGGGGCGGCTTCGGCGGCTTTGGGGGCGGGAGCTTTGGCGGGGGCGGCGCTGGGGGATCGTGGTGA
- the htpX gene encoding zinc metalloprotease HtpX, with protein MNTFRTTALMAVMIVLFALIGQALGGTGGMLLAFLIAVGMNGVSYWYSSSIVLRMYGAEEVSRAEAPELHDLVDRLRRRADLPMPKVCIIPQDQPNAFATGRNPDNAVVAVTKGIMDVLDRDELAGVIAHELAHIKNRDMLTSTVAATLAGAITMLSRFALFFGGRDNNFLVSLLMMILAPMAAMLIQSAISRSREYAADREGAEIAKNPLGLASALRSMERAAEHRPMPANQTTSHMFIVNPFSGGLSGIKRLFSTHPPTEERIARLEEMAGRAQ; from the coding sequence ATGAACACCTTCCGCACCACCGCGCTCATGGCGGTCATGATTGTGCTCTTTGCCCTCATCGGGCAGGCACTCGGGGGCACGGGCGGCATGCTGCTCGCCTTCCTGATTGCCGTGGGCATGAACGGCGTGAGCTACTGGTACAGCAGCTCCATCGTGCTCCGCATGTACGGGGCCGAAGAGGTGAGCCGCGCCGAGGCGCCGGAGCTGCACGACCTCGTGGATCGCCTGCGACGGCGGGCCGACCTGCCGATGCCGAAGGTCTGCATCATCCCGCAGGACCAGCCCAACGCCTTCGCTACCGGCCGCAACCCCGACAACGCCGTGGTGGCGGTAACGAAGGGCATCATGGACGTGCTCGACCGCGACGAACTGGCGGGCGTGATTGCCCACGAGCTGGCCCACATCAAGAACCGCGACATGCTGACGTCCACCGTCGCCGCGACGCTGGCCGGGGCGATTACGATGCTGTCCCGGTTCGCCCTCTTCTTCGGCGGCCGCGACAACAATTTCCTCGTGTCGCTCCTCATGATGATCCTCGCCCCGATGGCGGCGATGCTCATCCAGTCGGCGATCTCTCGCAGCCGCGAGTACGCCGCCGACCGAGAGGGGGCCGAGATCGCGAAAAATCCCCTCGGCCTCGCCAGTGCCCTGCGCAGCATGGAGCGGGCCGCGGAGCACCGGCCCATGCCGGCCAATCAGACGACCTCGCACATGTTCATCGTGAACCCCTTCAGCGGCGGCCTGAGTGGCATCAAGCGGCTCTTCTCCACCCACCCGCCCACGGAGGAGCGCATCGCCCGCCTCGAAGAAATGGCCGGTCGCGCCCAGTGA
- a CDS encoding IS1-like element ISSru3 family transposase (programmed frameshift), which translates to MIKETYECRECGSSNIVKNGHSASGSQQYHCKDCGAHKVLDPEPRGYSEEEKEKILRAYRERGSKRAISRIFGISRNTLTRWLKKGRESDSVAEGLRPAEEGDVLELDECWTYVRERANKRWLWVALCRRTRQVVAFVIGDRSARTCARLWSRIPEEYRQGRSFSDFWKSYRPVFAGDPSHRQVGKSSGEMAHVERFFGRLRQKLARYVRRTRAASESERMLHLTTKLFVEWYNEAIT; encoded by the exons ATGATCAAAGAGACTTACGAGTGTAGAGAGTGTGGCTCCTCGAACATCGTCAAAAACGGACACAGCGCTAGCGGCTCTCAGCAGTATCACTGCAAGGACTGTGGAGCGCACAAGGTTCTCGATCCAGAGCCGCGAGGCTACTCCGAGGAGGAGAAAGAGAAAATCCTCCGTGCTTACCGCGAGCGCGGGTCAAAGCGGGCAATCAGCCGGATATTCGGCATCAGCCGCAATACATTGACCCGGTGGCTC AAAAAGGGACGAGAATCCGATTCAGTAGCCGAAGGGCTCCGGCCTGCTGAGGAAGGCGATGTCCTTGAACTCGATGAATGCTGGACGTATGTCCGAGAGCGGGCGAATAAACGGTGGCTGTGGGTTGCTCTGTGCCGGAGAACCCGGCAGGTCGTGGCATTTGTGATCGGAGACCGTTCGGCCAGAACCTGTGCTCGGCTCTGGAGCCGGATTCCGGAGGAATACCGTCAGGGCAGAAGCTTCAGCGACTTCTGGAAGTCCTATCGCCCAGTGTTTGCGGGCGACCCCAGCCACCGGCAGGTCGGAAAGTCCAGTGGTGAGATGGCCCACGTGGAAAGATTCTTCGGGCGACTGCGCCAGAAGCTGGCCCGGTATGTCCGCCGGACGCGAGCGGCCTCCGAGTCAGAACGGATGCTCCATCTGACGACGAAACTGTTCGTGGAGTGGTACAACGAAGCCATCACTTAA
- a CDS encoding cytochrome-c peroxidase, whose product MRDGLLLGGTLLVLIAVVIWDFRSSPDLSDPESLRKVYTSDPSDWPEPTVEDSIQWKALGALPDSPYRNVDSLESLTTLGKKLFFDPRLSSSNQISCSSCHDPARGWSNARPTAVGHDHQTGKRNVPSLLNIWAMDPLFWDGREDSLAAQYIHAVSDSIEMNQDPDALPGKLAAIPGYNALFARAFADSSVTLGRIGRALAQFQRTIVSRESDFDRFVQGEEQALSDEALRGLHLFRTKARCMNCHHGRRFTDQKFHNLGLHYYGRKREDLGRYNVTGDPDDMGKFRTPSLRDVAYTGPWFHNGLVNDLEHAINMYEHGMARPEPRPGMEDDPHYPVTSPLLKELDLTRAETDALVAFLHSISERPRRVRRPELPQ is encoded by the coding sequence ATGCGCGACGGTCTACTTCTGGGGGGTACGCTACTGGTCCTGATCGCGGTTGTGATCTGGGATTTCCGTTCGTCTCCCGATCTCAGTGATCCCGAGTCGCTTCGGAAGGTGTACACCTCCGATCCGTCCGACTGGCCCGAGCCCACGGTCGAGGACTCCATCCAGTGGAAGGCGTTGGGGGCTCTTCCCGACTCCCCGTACCGGAACGTCGACAGCTTGGAGAGCCTGACGACCCTCGGGAAGAAGCTCTTTTTCGACCCGCGCCTCTCCTCGTCCAACCAGATCAGCTGTTCGTCGTGTCACGATCCGGCCCGGGGGTGGTCCAACGCGCGGCCCACGGCGGTGGGGCACGACCACCAAACTGGCAAGCGCAACGTCCCCAGTCTGCTTAACATCTGGGCGATGGATCCGCTTTTCTGGGACGGGCGCGAGGACAGCCTGGCTGCCCAATACATCCACGCCGTTTCGGATTCGATCGAGATGAACCAGGACCCGGACGCGCTCCCCGGCAAGCTGGCGGCAATTCCGGGCTACAATGCACTGTTTGCCCGGGCGTTTGCGGACTCGTCGGTCACGCTCGGGCGCATCGGGCGGGCCCTCGCGCAGTTCCAGCGGACCATCGTGAGTCGGGAGAGCGACTTCGACCGGTTCGTTCAAGGAGAGGAGCAGGCGCTTTCGGACGAGGCCCTGCGAGGCCTGCACCTGTTCCGGACGAAGGCCCGTTGTATGAACTGTCATCACGGCCGCCGTTTTACGGACCAGAAATTCCACAACCTCGGTCTTCACTACTACGGACGGAAGCGAGAAGACCTCGGGCGGTATAACGTGACCGGCGATCCGGATGACATGGGGAAATTCCGCACGCCGTCGTTGCGGGACGTCGCCTACACCGGGCCGTGGTTTCACAACGGGCTCGTCAACGACTTGGAGCACGCCATCAACATGTACGAGCACGGCATGGCGCGCCCTGAGCCCCGGCCCGGTATGGAGGACGATCCCCACTATCCGGTGACCTCTCCCCTTCTAAAAGAACTCGACTTGACGAGGGCGGAAACGGACGCCCTCGTCGCCTTTCTCCACTCCATCTCCGAGCGGCCCCGTCGCGTGCGGCGCCCTGAACTCCCCCAGTAG
- a CDS encoding methyltransferase family protein has translation MALVAAAGLGVTLIATLGVKTISIWPPPGRQAWQYRLVWTLFAVACVGFLVVGGIDAGSLGLARWVGEAGTIILGSMLVVGGTALASYAMGRLGLRGCLGLNAELVTDGPFAVSRNPGYVGDLILIAGYVLLTDSGLAGIVGGIGAVWFLLAPLAEEPWLEEQYGESYRRYRQRCPRFLGGASVRLLSSETA, from the coding sequence GTGGCGCTCGTCGCCGCAGCCGGACTGGGCGTGACGCTCATTGCTACCCTCGGGGTCAAAACCATCTCCATCTGGCCGCCGCCGGGGCGCCAGGCGTGGCAGTATCGGCTCGTGTGGACACTCTTCGCTGTGGCCTGCGTCGGCTTTCTTGTCGTGGGCGGAATCGACGCCGGGAGTCTGGGGCTTGCCCGATGGGTGGGCGAGGCCGGAACGATCATCCTCGGCAGCATGCTCGTCGTGGGGGGCACCGCGTTGGCCAGCTACGCGATGGGGCGACTGGGGCTGCGTGGGTGCCTCGGGCTAAACGCGGAGCTCGTCACGGACGGGCCATTCGCCGTGAGCCGAAATCCCGGCTACGTAGGGGACCTCATTCTAATCGCTGGATACGTGCTCCTCACCGACTCGGGCCTGGCAGGCATCGTGGGGGGGATTGGAGCCGTCTGGTTTCTCCTGGCGCCGTTGGCCGAAGAGCCATGGCTGGAGGAGCAGTACGGGGAGTCCTATCGACGTTACCGGCAGCGGTGTCCTCGTTTTCTCGGGGGAGCGTCGGTTCGACTGCTCTCCTCGGAAACAGCCTGA
- a CDS encoding SCO family protein: MIQNRLAVFGGGLFAFFLAAGALLLYLFGTDTYTVDGRVAGIQNEGRTLVVEHEKIPGYMPPMIMPLPVADSSMTAPLEKGDAVQFRLAVGDSASIIALRTLPDTAVARNPARTTTPIKSAADGGTQMLQQGDRVPAGLTLTNQAGESFRIGDYRGQTLVLTFIYTRCPLPTYCPLMSKQFAALQPQLRERYGEEAQLLSISFDPAYDTPQVLREYASKYTDRLDTWTFATGDSSQVERATGLFGVHAQKTGSEEITHNLTTALIGSEGHVRRLWRGNDWTPEDVRQAVAQVAEAS, encoded by the coding sequence ATGATCCAGAACCGACTCGCCGTGTTTGGGGGCGGGCTCTTCGCGTTCTTCCTGGCCGCGGGCGCCCTGCTCCTGTATCTCTTTGGCACAGACACGTACACCGTCGACGGCCGCGTGGCCGGCATCCAGAACGAGGGGCGCACCCTCGTGGTGGAGCACGAGAAGATTCCCGGGTACATGCCGCCGATGATCATGCCCCTGCCGGTGGCGGACTCCAGCATGACCGCCCCGCTGGAAAAGGGGGATGCGGTCCAGTTTCGGCTCGCCGTCGGCGACAGTGCGAGCATCATCGCCCTCCGGACCCTCCCGGACACGGCGGTGGCCCGGAATCCGGCCCGCACGACCACGCCGATCAAGTCGGCCGCCGACGGGGGGACGCAGATGCTTCAGCAAGGGGACCGCGTCCCGGCGGGCCTCACGCTCACGAACCAGGCCGGCGAGTCCTTCCGGATCGGCGACTACCGCGGGCAGACGCTCGTCCTGACCTTCATCTATACCCGCTGCCCGCTGCCGACCTACTGCCCCCTCATGTCGAAGCAGTTTGCCGCCCTGCAGCCGCAGCTCCGCGAGCGGTACGGGGAGGAGGCCCAGCTGTTGTCGATCAGCTTCGACCCGGCCTACGACACGCCGCAGGTGCTCCGCGAGTACGCGTCGAAGTACACGGATCGGCTCGACACCTGGACCTTTGCCACCGGCGATTCGAGCCAGGTCGAACGGGCCACCGGCCTCTTCGGCGTGCATGCCCAGAAAACGGGCAGTGAGGAGATCACCCACAACCTCACGACGGCCCTGATTGGGTCGGAGGGGCACGTGCGGCGCCTCTGGCGCGGCAACGACTGGACGCCAGAGGACGTGCGGCAGGCCGTCGCGCAGGTGGCCGAGGCGTCCTGA
- a CDS encoding LemA family protein, with protein MRSKGAITLVVLVVVLGFVGCGATSSYNSLVQSDEQVREAWSNLQATYQRRADLIPNLVETVQGAADFEQETLQSVTEARAKATSVQVSAEDLDNPQRLRQFQEAQSALGKSLGRLLAVSENYPKLQATQSFSDLQAQLEGTENRITVARRDYNSTVRRYNTQVRSFPTVVFASLMGFKPKTPFEAEAGAEEAPDVDFGSDS; from the coding sequence ATGCGAAGCAAAGGCGCCATCACCCTCGTCGTCCTCGTGGTCGTCCTCGGCTTCGTCGGCTGCGGGGCCACGAGCTCGTACAACAGCCTCGTCCAGAGCGACGAGCAGGTGCGGGAGGCGTGGTCCAACCTGCAGGCGACCTACCAGCGGCGGGCCGACCTCATCCCCAACCTCGTGGAGACGGTGCAGGGCGCCGCCGATTTTGAGCAGGAGACGCTGCAGTCGGTGACGGAGGCGCGGGCGAAGGCCACCTCCGTCCAGGTCAGCGCCGAGGACCTCGACAACCCCCAGCGGCTCCGGCAATTCCAGGAGGCCCAGTCGGCCCTCGGCAAATCGCTCGGGCGGCTGCTGGCCGTCTCCGAGAACTACCCGAAGCTGCAGGCCACGCAGAGCTTTAGCGACCTGCAGGCCCAGCTGGAGGGCACGGAGAACCGCATCACGGTGGCGCGGCGCGACTACAACAGCACCGTGCGCCGGTACAACACGCAGGTGCGCTCCTTCCCGACCGTGGTGTTTGCGAGCCTCATGGGCTTTAAGCCGAAAACGCCGTTCGAGGCGGAGGCGGGGGCCGAGGAGGCGCCGGACGTGGACTTCGGCAGCGATTCGTAG